A segment of the Desulfurellaceae bacterium genome:
CAGCGTTGAGCTGGCAGGGATTGTGATCGGTGAGGAGTTGGCCGATCAGCTCGGTCTGCTGATCGGTGATCCCATCACCCTGATCTCTCCTCTTGGCGGGACGCCGGGACCGCTCGGCATGGCGCCTCGCCTCAAACGCTTCGTGGTGGTCGGGCTGTTTGATTCCGGCATGGTCGAGTATGACAGTGGCCTGCTCTACATGGCTCTCCAGGATGCCCAGCAGTTCTTCAAGCTTGACCGACAGGTGTCTGGGCTCGAAATTCGTCTCCAGGAAGTCTACAACGCGCAGCCGATTGCCCGGCAGATTGAGGAACTGCTCGGCTTTCCCTACAAAGCCCGCGACTGGACCGAAATCAACCGTAACCTGTTTACCGCCCTGAGCCTTGAAAAGTTCGTGTATTCGATCGTGATTTTGCTCATCGTCCTGGTGGCCGCGTTCAACATCATTGCGACCCTGATCATGGTTGTCATGGAAAAACGCAAGGACATTGCGCTGCTGAAATCCATGGGCGCTTCGGATGCGGCAATCGGCCGGATTTTTATCTACAAAGGGCTGGTTATTGGGCTGATCGGTACGTTCTTAGGGACGCTGAGCGGTTTCCTCCTGTGCTGGTTGCTCCAGCGCTACGAGTTCATCGAACTGCCACCCGACGTGTGGTACGTTTCGACCGTACCGATCAAGATGTCCGTCCACAATTTCCTGATCGTTGGCCTGGCCTCTGTGGCGATCTGCCTGGGCGCTACGATCTACCCCGCCCGTCAGGCGGCCCGTTTGGCGCCGGTTGAAGTCATCCGCTACGAATGAATGGCGACCGGCCTGAGCACCAGACGGGGAGGAGAAGTGGCGTGGCGCAGATTTTGATTCGAGCCGAGCGGCTCAGCAAACGCTACGGCGAAGAAGGGCAGGCGATCCAGGTCTTCTCGGAGTTGGACCTCGACATCCGGCGGGCTGAGCGTATTGCCATCATTGGTGAGTCCGGGGTTGGCAAAACGACCTTGCTGCATATTCTGGGGACGCTTGATCGGCCCAGCACAGGCAAGGTGTGGCTGGATGGCCACGACGTGTTTACCCTACCGAGCGAGGAGCTGGCCGGGCTGCGCAACCGGGAAATCGGGTTCATTTTCCAGTTCCACCACTTGTTGCCCGATTTCAACGCTGTTGAGAACGTCATGCTACCCGGACTGATCGCCCGGCTGTCGCGCGCTGAGGCCAAGCGGCGGGCTGTTGAGATTCTGGAGCAGGTCGGGCTCACAGATCGACTGACCCATCGACCTGGAGAGCTGTCCGGGGGCGAACAGCAACGGGTTGCCGTGGCGCGGGCGCTGGTGCTGCGTCCGCGTGTGGTGCTGGCTGACGAGCCGACGGGCAATCTTGACCCTGGGACCGGGGAGGGCGTGCTGCAGTTGCTGCTCAAGCTCAATCAGGCCATGAACATCACCATGGTGGTTGTGACCCATAACGACAAAGTGGCCACCAGCATGGATCGGACGCTACGGCTCGAGGCGGGCCGGCTACGTGAGATCCAGGCTCGGGTGGAGACAGACGCGGTCTCGGCCGGCCCTCGGCTGGGCTGAGCGGCTTTACAATCTGAGGAGATTTTGTTAGGGGAGGCCGGTGGGGAAAGACGCGCCAATGCGGGGAATATCTCGAACAACCGGCACCCGATGGCTGATCTTGGTCCTCGGCTTGGTTCTGCTCGGTCTACCCGGTCAGGTGCGGGGGCAGACTCCGGTGCCGGACCAGGCGTCCGACCCGGCTGAGGCTTCGGCACCGACCAACTCTGCTCAAGCGACGCTGCTGAGCGAAGTGGCGATCGGCGGCAACGAGCAGGTCGATACCGAGGCTATTCGCATCCGTCTCTCATCCCGAGCCGGCCAGCCGCTCGATCATGAGACGGTTGATGCCGATATTCGATCCATCTACGAGATGGGTTTCTTCAAGAATGTCGAGGCGCAGCTGACCGAGGACGACGGCCGCAGCGTGCTGACCTACTGGGTGCGCGAACGCCCGCTGATCCGGCAGGTCCGGGTTGAGGGGAATAAGAAAGTCACCCAGGAAGAAATCCTGACCGAGCTGAAAATTCATCCGCGCACCATTCTGAATCCGGTCAGAATCCGCCGCGGGATTCTTGACGCCAAGGCTCTATACGAGAAAAAAGGCCATCTGGATACGGATATCTCGTACCGGACCGAATCGACGGTCAACGGCGAAACGATCGTCTCTTTTACGATTTCCGAAAACACCCAAACCAGCGTGGTTGACCTGGTGTTTGAGGGCAATCAAGCCTTTTCCGACAAGATCCTGGCCGGCTTCATGCAGACCAAAAAGAAGAACTGGCTGTCCCGTTTTCTGCCGTTTGGGGTGCTGAGCAACGAAGCTCTCAAGACCGATGTCGAGCGCCTGACAGCCTGGTACTACGATAATGGCTATATCAACGTCCGTATTGACGAGCCGCAGGTGACCCGTGGCGAAGACGGCCTGGTGGTGACTATCCGCCTTGAGGAGGGACCCAAGTATAAGGTCGGTGAAGTGCGGGTCGTGGGTGATGTGGTGGGCGGTGAGGCTGCGGCAAAACGGGTCTTGACCCTGCGCTCAAAGCGGACCTTCAAGGCCAGCGTGCTGCGGGACGACGTCTTTAACCTGACCGGGTATTTCAGCGATCAGGGCTACGCTTTTGTCAACATCGAGCCGGAAACCGATGTCCAGCCCGACGAGAAGCTGGTGAACGTCTCATACCGGGTGAATAAAGGCCCCGAGGTCTACATCGACCAGATCGCTATTGCCGGCAACCGCAAGACGCGGGACAAGGTCATTCGCCGTGAGCTGTCGATCGTTGAGCAAAGTCTGTTCGCCGCCTCGTCACTCCAGTTCAGCCGAGACCAGGTAAAACGCCTGGGGCTGTTTGAAGATGTGAATCTCACCACCCAGCGGGGCAAACGCAAAGACCTGCTGAACGTGCTGGTCGACGTCAAGGAAGCCCAGACTGGTTCGTTCAGCATTGGCGCCGGCTTCAACTCCTCAACCAGTGTGGTCGGCAACGCCCGGATCCAGGAAAACAACCTCATGGGGCGGGGCCAGCGTCTGATTGTCGGGGGTAGCATCGGCACCCGCTATCGGAATACGCAGGTGAATTTCATGGACCCATACTTCATGGATACCTACCTGCGGCTCGGGCTGGAGCTGTTTGACTGGCGGTTCATCTTCGAGGACTTTGACCGCTCGGGAACCGGCGGTGGCTTTCGGCTGTTCTATCCGTTGACTGCGTTGGGCTATCGTTCGCTCTGGGGCTACTCTCTCAACGATGTCGAGGTTGGTTTCCAGTACCAGTGGGAACGCTCACGGATCAGCAACTTCGATCCGATTACGCCGGACGCGGTTCGCGCCGAACGGGGGGCGAACACGGCCTCCCTGATCTCGCCGGTGCTCATGCGCAATACCATGAACCACGCCTTCGAGCCCACAGCCGGCTCGCTGCAGCAGGTTTCCTTCACCTTTGCCGGCCCTGGTGGGAGCGCCGATTACACCAAGCTTGAGCTTGAGGCGCGCTACTTTCTGCCCATCTGGCGCGGCCGCCGCTTTGGCGAGGTGACCCTGATGACCGGTGGCGTTTTTGGCTATGGCATAGGTGATGTCGATTTTACCGAAAATCGTCACATTGCGACCCACCGCAAGCGTATTCTCAAGGATGATGTGCCCCTGTTTGATCGCTACTTCCCGGGTGGCATCAACTCGATCCGGGGCTTTGGCGAGCGCAGCCTCGGTCCTCGTGAAGAAACGGTGGTCGTGGTCACTGACGGTGGCTCGCCGGATGGGCGAAAAGCGCGCACCTACCGTCGTCCCATCGGGGGCAGCCACCAGCTGATTATTAACAATGAAATCATCGTTCCGATCGTCCCGGCTCTTAACCTCAAGGGGGTGCTGTTTAACGACATCGGGAATGCGTTTACCAATGCCCAAGGCATCGATCTTGGAGATCTCCGCTATTCTGTGGGAGCGGGAGTCCGCTGGAAATCGCCATTTGGTCCGATCCGCATTGAGTTGGGCAGACCGCTGAACGCCAAGAATGATGAGCGCACCAGCAGCATTCACTTTTCTTTCGGTGGTTTTGGCGGGATCGGCCAGACTGGTGGCGGCAACCGTTTCGATTCGCTGTTCTAGGCCTGTTGCTGCGAGCGGACGGTGGAGAACAGCGATGCGCCGTATTGGTAGGGGAGTCCTGCTCAGCGTCCTGAGCCTGGTGTGGCTGTCCGTTCCGGTCGCTGCCCAGGGGGTGAAGATTGGCTATGTGGATCTCCAGCTGGCGCTCACCGAGTCGAGCGCCGGCAAGAAAGCCCAGCAGGCGTTCAGCGCCGAAATGAACCGCATGGAGACCCGACTTGAGGAACGCAAGAAAAAGGTCGAGACGCTCAAGGACGACCTGGAGAAGAAGGCCCAGTTACTGAGACCCGAGGAGCGGACCGAGTTGGCACGTCAGTATCGGGTCGAAATCCGTGAATTTCAGCGTCTGTACGAAGACTCCAAAAAGGAACTCGAAATACGAGACCGCGAGCTGACCGGCCGCATTCTGGTTGAGTTGCGCCACATCATCCACGACATGGGCCAGCAGGGTGACTTCACGCTGATCCTGGAAGGCAACAACACGGTCGTCTTGTACGGTGCCCAAACCATCGATCTGACCCAAGCGGTGATTGCCGCCTACAACAAGAGAGGAACGAAGATTGCGCAGCTGATACGCTAGCGTGTGTCTTGCGCTCCACTTCCCGCCGGTATGGATACCCTTGCGGCCTTGCTGCCCCACCGTTACCCTTTCCTGCTCGTTGATCGAGTCGTGGAGATCGTCGCTGCCGAACGGATTGTGGCGCTCAAAAACGTGACCATCAACGAACCTTTCTTCCCCGGCCATTTCCCCGGCTATCCGGTCATGCCCGGCGTCCTGCTGTGTGAGGCCGTTGTCCAGGCCGGAGGCATTCTCGTCTGTTCGTCCGCGCCGGAAGAGGGTCGCCGTCCCCAGTATGCGCTACTGACGGCGCTGGACAAGGTCCGCTTTCGGCGTCAAGTCACTCCGGGTGATCAGCTCCGCCTGGAGGCTGAGACCGTCCACCGGCGAAAAAAGTTCTGGAAGATGCATGGCACCGCCTCGGTGGCCGACACGCTGGCGGCTGAACTGGAATTTACGCTTGCCGAGACGGACCCGCCCGACAGCCGTACACCAGACACGCGGACGGGTAGGGAGCGATCATGACGGCAGCCACCCACATCCATCCCTCAGCAGTCGTCGCACCGGGCGCCGAACTCGACAGCGGAGTCCAGATCGGGCCGTATACGGTCATTGGGCCGCATGTTCGGATCGGACGAGAAACCCAGGTTGGTCCCCATGCCGTCATTGAAGGGCGGACCGCAATCGGGCAGCACAACCATATTTTTCAGTTTGCCAGCGTCGGAGCGGTTCCCCAGGACAAAAAGTACGCCGGCGAAGACAGCCAGTTGATTATTGGCGACCACAATACCGTTCGGGAGTTTGCCACCCTCCAGCCCGGCACCACCGGAGGCGGCATGATCACCCGGGTCGGCGACCATAATCTGTTCATGGTCTACTCGCACGTCGCCCACGATTGCGCGCTGGGCAGCCATATTGTCATGGCCAATAGCGCCAACCTGGGCGGCCATGTCACGATTGAAGACTTTGCGGTGATCGGCGCGCTGGCCGGTATCCATCAATTCGCCCGGATCGGCGAATCCGCGATAATCGGCGCAGGAGCCATGGTCTCTCTCGATGTCCCGCCGTACTGTATGGCCCAGGGCGACCGGGCCAACCTGTTCGGCCTGAATCTGATCGGGCTCAAACGGCGCGGTTTTACGACCGCCCAGCTCGAAACTCTGAAAAAATCCTACCGGGCCTTGTTCAGCGAGGGAGAGCCGTTCAAACAGGCTCTGGCCCGCGTCAGTCAGGAGTATGGCGACGGTCCCGAGGTCGCTCACCTCGTGGAGTTCATCTCGCACTCTCAGCGCGGTGTGTGTCGGCCGCGGAGTGGGGCGTCTGCCGACGCCGATGGGGCTGCCGACTAGGGTCCGGCGGGCTCGCACACAGATTGCAGACAGGATGTCTCGATTCGGGCTGATCGCCGGTAACGGCCGCTTCCCCCTGCTCTTTGTTGAGGCCGCACGTGCCCAGGGGCTCGACCTTGTGGCGGTCGCCCACCACGGCGAGACCCTGGAGACGCTGAACGATCTGGTGTCCGAGGTCAGCTGGGTTCGGGTTGGCGAGCTGGGCAAGATCATCGACATCTTCAAGACCGCCGGTGTGACGCAGGCTGTTATGGCCGGTGGGATCCACAAATCCGGTGCCCTGAGTCATATTCAGCCCGACGCGCGCGGTCTGGCGTTTATCAGCCGGCTGCCGAGTCTGAAGGACGATGTGATCCTGCGCGGCATTGCCCAAGAGCTGGAGGGAGAGGGTATCAGGGTGGTCGAGTCCACCCGTTTGCTGCCCGACCTGGTTCCCCAGCCGGGGGTGTTCACCCAGATCGCTCCGGATGAACGGCAGTGGCAGGACATCCGGCTGGGGGTTGAGGTGGCCAAGGAAATCGGACGCTGGGACATCGGGCAGAGCGTGGTGGTCAAGCGCGGCACGGTGTTTGCCGTTGAGGGCTTGGAGGGCACAAATGCCGCCATTCGGCGCGGCGGGAAACTGGCCGGAGCCGGGCTGGTCATTGTCAAGGTCAGCAAGCCGCACCAAGACCTGCGCTTCGATGTGCCGACGGTTGGACCGGAGACGATCCAAGAGATGCGGGCCGTTGAGGCGCGTGTGCTTGCCATTGAAGCCGAGAAAACCCTGATGGTGGATAAACCTGCGGTCGTTCGACAGGCAGATGCCGCCGGGCTGTGCGTAGTGGCCGTTTCAGTCACGAAAACGGAGACGGGTTTTCGGGTGTCGCAGGGAGAGCGGGAGTAAGAGACAGCTGGTCGGAATGGGTATGAAACACATCCTGTGGAGAAGTATTGGTGCATTGTTCTGGAGCGGGCTGCTGCTGTGCCTTATGCCTGCCAGCAGCCTGGCCGATATCAAATTTGCCCTTGAAAACCCGGCCTCGGGCCAGGTTCTCAGCGGTATACGTGTGATATCCGGCTGGGCGTTTTCGACCGAGTCTGCTGAGCCGGTCAGCGTCCGGTTATGGATCGATGACGGTGAGGCCATCGAGGTGCCGTGCTGTGTCGAGCGAGCCGATGTAGCGAACGGGCATCCCGATTACCCCCAAGCTCTGAACAGTGGGTTCGGCCAGGTCTTTAACGCCGGTCTGCTCGAAAAAGGCGCCCATACCCTGACCATTGAATTTGAGGATGCAACCGGCGCGCGCGAGACACGAGCGCAGAGGATTGAAACCGTCAAGCCCGGTGGGTTTGAGTTTCTCGGCTCACTCGATCTGGACCGGGCCGATGCCGAACTGAGCGAAGACAAACAAGAAATCTTCATCACCGGAGTGATCGTCCGGGAGACAGGCAGCACCGAGTCTGAGGAGATTGAACTCCGTTTGGCATGGCAGGAGAACCTCCAGGCGCTGGGCATTGTCGCCGCGCGCAACGAGAACGAGCCCATCGCATCTACGGCCGCTGCCCTCAGTGCGAGTCTTGAGGCTGTCGAGATGCGTGCCGAGGACCCGGTTGTGGAGCCCGTGCAGGTGAGTGCCGAAGAGCTGACTGTGGAGCCCGACCGGGTGCAGCACCCGGCCATCATTCGGATTGATCCGAATAGCGGCAATCGAACAATTCTGTCCGACGTACATACCCCGACCAGACAAGACCTGAGCGGTGCCGAGACCGAAGGCGACGAAACACTGACCGATCCGGGGCCGACCTGGCTCATCCCCCAAGGGCTCACGATTGAGCCGAACGGCCAGATTGCGGTGACCGATGCTGGCCGCGAGGCGCTGATCCGGGTCGATCCTGTCACGGGCCGGCGTCAGGCCTTCGCCGGCTCCGGGTCAAGCCTGGTACGGCCGAATGGGGTTGCCGCCTATCCCCAGGAATCGGGCTTGGACCGAACGCTTGTGATTGCAGACTCCGGCCGCTCGGGTGTCTATGAACTGAACGGCAGCCGGACGATCATCTCGAACAGAGAGTTTGAGGACGAGCCCGAACAGGTGGACCTCAAGGACCCGTTTGGTATCGCGGTTGAGAGCAGCTGCACGGAAGATGATTGCCGGGTCGTGGTGGCCGATGCCGGCCTGCGGGCGATTGTCCGCCTTGATCGGAGGACTGAAGAGCGGACGATTATCTCAGATGAGGGCTGGATGACTCCGGTTGACATTGATGTTGCGGCCGACGGCCAGCTGTTTGTTGTCGATGTCGGCCTCAACGCGATCGTGCGGGTTGATCCGACAAACGGGAGCCGGGCGATTGTGTCGGGTGCGGGGACCGGCGACGGACCCGCTTTCCAGCGGGTCCGAGCCCTGGCGATTGAGCCGGACGGCCGGCTGGCCGTCGTGGATGAGGGCGCCCGGACCGTGCTCCGCGTCGATCCACGCAGCGGTGAGCGCCGCATCATCTCCGGGCCGGAGACCGGCGACGGCCCTGAACTGCGGGTGCCGGTTGACATCGCAGTCGCGTCCGACGGCCAGTTGATTGTCGTTGATAGCGCGCCTTTTTCGGCCGTCTTTGAAAACCCGTTCGGAGATTTTGTCGGCGGGATCGGTCTGGTGTCGGGCTGGGCCTTTGCCAACGTCTCCGCCGCTACTTTGAACAGTGTTGTGCTCACGATTGACGACAACGCGCCCATGCCGGTGCCGTGGGGTGCTTCGCGCGGAGATGTCCAGGCGTCTTTTCCCGAGCGGCCGTGGGCGGCAGAGAGCGGGTTTGGACTCGTCACCAACTTTAATATTCTGCCTAGCGGCTCGCACACCTTTGCGTTGACGGTCGAGGATACGAGCGGAAGTTCTCACACCCTGAGCCGCAACGTGGAGACCGTGAGACTGGGCAATTCGGAGTTTCTGGACCGGTTCGATATGACGAACGCCGAAGTTGACATCTTTGATGACACCGTATCCATCGAGCAGGTGGAGATCCGAGATAAAGCCAGCCAGCTCAGTCGCGAGATCAACGCCAGTTTTGTCTGGCGGCAGAGCTGCCAGTGTTTTGTCGTGCAGGGCGAATGCGGCAATGGGAATATCGAATCCAACGAAGAGTGTGACGGTCAGACCTTCGGTGGGCAAACGTGCCAGAGCTTGGGATTTGACGGCGGAGATCTGAGCTGTACTGAGCAGTGTAATCTGGACCTGAACCAATGCACGGGGGGCATGCCGGTCTTGGTCGCCAATAGCGGAGACGACAGCGTTTCCTTGGTGAGTGCCGCGACCCATGAAGAGGTCGGCACTATACAGGTCGGCGACAATCCCCGAAGCATAGCCGTCAGCCCGACCCAAACGCTTGCGTATGTGACCAACTTTGGCGACGGGACGGTGTCGGTCCTCGATCTCACCGATCTCACCGCCCTCACCGACCCCGCCTCCGACCTCCCAACGATTGACGTTGGCCATGATCCTGTCGGACTGGCTTTCAGGCCCGATGGGAGATATGCCTACGCGGTCAACGCGGGCCAGAATCGGGTCAGCGTGATCAATACGGACTCACACACCATTGAGACACACATACGGGTCGGGAGCGAACCGCAAGAGATCGCCATCAATGCCGCCGGCACCCGGGCGTATGTCACCAACTCCGGGGATGGAACCGTCTCGGTCATTGATCTGGCGACAAATGAGCAGCTGACCACGATCGCCGTCGGCGAGGAGCCCAACGGGGTTGCGGTTCGCCCCGGTGGTAGAGAAGTGTATGTCGTGAACTCGCAACAGGACGATAACACCGTGTCGATTATTGATACGCGCACGAACCGCGTGGTGGCGACGCTGACCAGAGAAGAAGACGAGGGCCGCATCGGACTCGTGCCGCAGAAGGTCACGTTTTCTCCCGATGGCCGTAAGGCGTTTGTGACCAACTCGCTCGACGATACGGTGTCGATCATTGATGCCGCAACACGGGCCAATCTGGATACGCCCTATGTCAGGAGATATCGCTACCGCACGGTGTATGACCAACCAAACGGGATTCTGGTTACTCCCAACGGGCTGCGCTTCTACGTCTCGCTGTTTGGCCGGAGTGGACAGGGTGACTACCTCGCCATTTTCAGCGTGAAGAACGACCATCCCCAGTACGGGCTTATCGGCTTCGTCGAAGTCGGAGAGGGGCCGATTGGTCTGGCGGGCGGACCGGGCTAGACGGAGTTGACTCCCAAGACGGAAAGTGGCACTATCGCCTGACCTTCGTGGGGCCGTAGCTCAGCTGGGAGAGCGCTTGACTGGCAGTCAAGAGGTCGGCAGTTCGATCCTGCTCGGCTCCACTCGCCCGCTCCTTCTTCCCGTCGCACACCAGACAGCGCCGAACACCGTGTGATCTACACTTCGAGCACACAACCGTCGTGGGCACACTCGAAGCGTATTTCCTTCTGGTGGGCGAGAACCTCGCGTCCGAGATGGCTGAGGACCAAGCGCTTGCAGCCCAGGCGGTCGCGTTCCCGCAGCAGTTGCGGATAGCTCAGGTGAAAAGGCGTTAGTGAGTCAAAATAGCAGCACTCACAGATAAAGACGTCGGTGCCTTGGGAGTAGTGGCCCAGGTTTTCGTTCCAGCCACAGTCGCCCGAGTACAGAAGGGTCTTCCCGTCCAGGCGCACCCGATAGCCGAAGCAGGTCTCTTTCTCCAGGTGAGGAACGACAAAGGGCGTGAGCTCGACTCTATCCACATCCGCACTACAGTCGGCCCTGAGTTCCCGGTACACGATGGGGAAGGTCAGCGGGCGCTCGGCCAGCTCCCCAAACATCGCCCGATAGAGCGATTCGACGCGGGTTTGCAGATTGGGCGGGCCGGTAATGACGAGCGGGCGGGAGCGGGGTTGCTGGTACAAACTCTCCAGGAAAAAAAAAGGCAGACCGCCGAAATGATCGCCGTGCATGTGGCTGATGGCGATAAAATCTATGCGCTCGGCCGGGATCTTCAAATCTTTCAGCGCCAGCAGGGTCGTTGCTCCACAGTCGAGCAGGAAGCCCGTGCGGCCAGATTCAACAAGATAGCCGCTGTGACGTCGACCGCCGCTGTTAAAGGCATCGCCCGAGCCGAGTACCGTAATTCGCATTGCCTGCTCGCAAGAGAGTGACTCAAGTCTCAGCCTAGCGAGTTTGTCAGCCCGACTCAACTGTCTGGCCCACGCCCGCCTGCGGTGCCGTTTTCTTTACTTCTCGGTGCGGCTGGGCTAAGGGGGGAAGGCTCAGACCGCACGATTGGAGACTCGGGATGCGTGCTTTCAGTTCTGCCGGCTACACCGTTCCGCTGGGGCGTCACTCGTATCCGATGGACAAGTACCGTCTGGTGCCGGAACGTCTGCTGGCCGACAAGGTGCTCACCCGGGACGAAATCTGTGCGCCTCAGCCGATAGAACGAGACGACATTCTGCGGGTGCACACCCCGGAATATGTCCACGCCTTTTGCAGCGGGAGGCTCGACCGCCGGGCCATGCTGCGGCTCGGTCTGCCCTGGTCCGCGGCCCTGGTTCGGCGCGCCTTTGTGGTGATTGGCGGCACTCTGGCGGCGAGCCGCGTCGCCCTGTCCGAGGGACTGGGGGTGAATTTAGCCGGCGGCACCCACCACGCGTTTGCCGACCACGGCGAGGGCTACTGCATTTTTCACGATATGGTCATCAGCCTGCGACGGCTGCGGCACGAGGGCGTAGCCCGACGTTTTCTGATTATCGACCTCGATGTTCACCAGGGCAACGGCACCGCGGCGCTGTGTCAGACCGACCCGGACGTGTTCACCTTTTCCATGCATGCCGCAAACAATTACCCGGCCCGCAAAGAGCACAGCTCGTGGGATATTGCCCTGCCCGACCACACCACCGATGAGCCCTACCTCGACCGCCTCCGTGCGGCCCTGGACCGCCTTCTGGAACGCTGCGAGCCCGAGCTGATTTTCTACCAGGCCGGTGTCGATGTCTTGGCTGGCGATCGTTTTGGTCGGCTTGATCTCAGCATGCCCGGGCTTGGAGAGCGGGACCGGCTGGTGGCCCGCTTCGCCCGTCAGGCCGGCCTGCCGCTTGTGGTGACCTTCGGGGGCGGCTATGCGCGGGATATCAATGTGATTGTCGAGGCCCACTGCCAGACGGTCGAGATTGTCAGGACGTGTCTGGGCTGAGCGGTTCCTCCGGACGGCGAACGATAATGCCCTTACTCGGCACTCACCACCGGCAGGTTCTCCCCGAGTGCCAGACGCGACAGAATCGTGCGTAGCTCGTCGTCCGATAAACCCGAGTCGGCCGGCGTCTGAAAAAAGAGCGCCACCTGCTGGTCTTCCAGAGAGCGCTGGGCGAGGCGGGCCTGGGCGCGTATCCGGACCAGGGGACCAATGAGCCGGGCCAGTTCAGAGGTGAAGCGGGCGGCCAGCAACAGGGCATGGCCCGCGCTCCGTGCTTCGGCAATCGCCTCGCGATAGACGGCGACCATGCCCGCGTGGAGCACAAACGCGGTTTTTGTCTCTTCCCAGAGTTCGCCCTCAACCGTCCCCCAGGTCAGCGCCATGTCGTCGATGACCGGCCACAGCTCGGGCTGGAGAGCCGGGGCGCTCTCGGCCGCAATCAGACGGACCAGGACGGCTTTCCACTCGTCTGACAGCCGGGCCGGCTCTCGGACATGCCAGCGCCGGGGCGGCAGGGGACGGGCCAGGATCGTGCCCTCGACGCTCAGGACGAGGTGGTCTTCGACCGACTGGCCGAGCAGCGTCAGGCTGGCGATATGGCGTACCTGGCCGTCCTCGCTATGTTCCGTTCGCAAGGCGTGGGCGTTGACCGACAGGACGGGATGGTAGTAGACCCGGCCCCGGTCATACACCTTCTCAATTCCGTTGCGCAGCTGGATACAGGTGTGAGCCGCAGGGAAGAAGTACTCGTGAGGAGCGGGCGTCCAATCGACCTCAGCCTCGCGCATCTCCATGCGCAGAGCCGCCTCTTGGGCTCCACGGGTGAAGCGCTCGCGGGTGCTGCCGGCTTCTCCACCGCTATGAAAGGCTTCGCGCAGCGTCCCGAACAAGCGTTCGCTGGGGTAGGGGCCACGGTAGCGGAGGATCCGCTTGCCCTGATCCTGGCTCAGCAGCGACAAGACGTTGAGCAGGCTTGACCCGGCTCCGGTCGGCAGGATGCCGGGGTCGTCGAGGGGTGGAATCGCCGCCACATCGGTGTAGTTCACCGCCCGAAAAAGGGTCAGGAAACGCTGCTGACGAAAGCCGACCTCACCGTCCAGGGTCCACACGCAGTCCGAAATGCCCCAACCGAGATGGGACGCTGTGGCGGTGCTGACACCCAAGAAACGGCCGTCAAGTCCGCGCACCTTAAAGCGCTGGAGTGCTCGCTGACTCCCCTCGCCCCGCCAGCTGAGGAGGAGCAACAGGCGTCCGTGGCGGTCAAACGTTGCCAAGCGCAGCGGCTGGTGGGGCGGTCCATCCTCGGACACGAAAAGACTCAGGCTGCCGTGCCGAGAGCGTCGGGCGACGAGCCACGCGTTATGACGCAGATCGCCTG
Coding sequences within it:
- the lpxA gene encoding acyl-ACP--UDP-N-acetylglucosamine O-acyltransferase yields the protein MTAATHIHPSAVVAPGAELDSGVQIGPYTVIGPHVRIGRETQVGPHAVIEGRTAIGQHNHIFQFASVGAVPQDKKYAGEDSQLIIGDHNTVREFATLQPGTTGGGMITRVGDHNLFMVYSHVAHDCALGSHIVMANSANLGGHVTIEDFAVIGALAGIHQFARIGESAIIGAGAMVSLDVPPYCMAQGDRANLFGLNLIGLKRRGFTTAQLETLKKSYRALFSEGEPFKQALARVSQEYGDGPEVAHLVEFISHSQRGVCRPRSGASADADGAAD
- the lpxI gene encoding UDP-2,3-diacylglucosamine diphosphatase LpxI (LpxI, functionally equivalent to LpxH, replaces it in LPS biosynthesis in a minority of bacteria.); amino-acid sequence: MSRFGLIAGNGRFPLLFVEAARAQGLDLVAVAHHGETLETLNDLVSEVSWVRVGELGKIIDIFKTAGVTQAVMAGGIHKSGALSHIQPDARGLAFISRLPSLKDDVILRGIAQELEGEGIRVVESTRLLPDLVPQPGVFTQIAPDERQWQDIRLGVEVAKEIGRWDIGQSVVVKRGTVFAVEGLEGTNAAIRRGGKLAGAGLVIVKVSKPHQDLRFDVPTVGPETIQEMRAVEARVLAIEAEKTLMVDKPAVVRQADAAGLCVVAVSVTKTETGFRVSQGERE
- a CDS encoding beta-propeller fold lactonase family protein; this translates as MPASSLADIKFALENPASGQVLSGIRVISGWAFSTESAEPVSVRLWIDDGEAIEVPCCVERADVANGHPDYPQALNSGFGQVFNAGLLEKGAHTLTIEFEDATGARETRAQRIETVKPGGFEFLGSLDLDRADAELSEDKQEIFITGVIVRETGSTESEEIELRLAWQENLQALGIVAARNENEPIASTAAALSASLEAVEMRAEDPVVEPVQVSAEELTVEPDRVQHPAIIRIDPNSGNRTILSDVHTPTRQDLSGAETEGDETLTDPGPTWLIPQGLTIEPNGQIAVTDAGREALIRVDPVTGRRQAFAGSGSSLVRPNGVAAYPQESGLDRTLVIADSGRSGVYELNGSRTIISNREFEDEPEQVDLKDPFGIAVESSCTEDDCRVVVADAGLRAIVRLDRRTEERTIISDEGWMTPVDIDVAADGQLFVVDVGLNAIVRVDPTNGSRAIVSGAGTGDGPAFQRVRALAIEPDGRLAVVDEGARTVLRVDPRSGERRIISGPETGDGPELRVPVDIAVASDGQLIVVDSAPFSAVFENPFGDFVGGIGLVSGWAFANVSAATLNSVVLTIDDNAPMPVPWGASRGDVQASFPERPWAAESGFGLVTNFNILPSGSHTFALTVEDTSGSSHTLSRNVETVRLGNSEFLDRFDMTNAEVDIFDDTVSIEQVEIRDKASQLSREINASFVWRQSCQCFVVQGECGNGNIESNEECDGQTFGGQTCQSLGFDGGDLSCTEQCNLDLNQCTGGMPVLVANSGDDSVSLVSAATHEEVGTIQVGDNPRSIAVSPTQTLAYVTNFGDGTVSVLDLTDLTALTDPASDLPTIDVGHDPVGLAFRPDGRYAYAVNAGQNRVSVINTDSHTIETHIRVGSEPQEIAINAAGTRAYVTNSGDGTVSVIDLATNEQLTTIAVGEEPNGVAVRPGGREVYVVNSQQDDNTVSIIDTRTNRVVATLTREEDEGRIGLVPQKVTFSPDGRKAFVTNSLDDTVSIIDAATRANLDTPYVRRYRYRTVYDQPNGILVTPNGLRFYVSLFGRSGQGDYLAIFSVKNDHPQYGLIGFVEVGEGPIGLAGGPG
- a CDS encoding MBL fold metallo-hydrolase — translated: MRITVLGSGDAFNSGGRRHSGYLVESGRTGFLLDCGATTLLALKDLKIPAERIDFIAISHMHGDHFGGLPFFFLESLYQQPRSRPLVITGPPNLQTRVESLYRAMFGELAERPLTFPIVYRELRADCSADVDRVELTPFVVPHLEKETCFGYRVRLDGKTLLYSGDCGWNENLGHYSQGTDVFICECCYFDSLTPFHLSYPQLLRERDRLGCKRLVLSHLGREVLAHQKEIRFECAHDGCVLEV